From Myxococcales bacterium, the proteins below share one genomic window:
- a CDS encoding general secretion pathway protein GspI, protein MVAVAILGLLLSVILSAQGGLAASNRSAANMGMAADLGRCKMTEIEEKLLRDGYPEIDAIDTDVSCCVDADREGYSCTTRVEKVELPQPPQNTLDDGGGLLSSAGGGDGGALSLLQNPAGTGELNLDGGVQMLQQQLGPGAAQGMLSTVMAMVYPSLKLSMEASIRRVTVSVKWKEGPREKTLELTQFVTNPQRGGLGFGVDAGAVPPTGAGGTTTAPGLKGDSTKAGFP, encoded by the coding sequence ATGGTGGCGGTGGCCATCTTGGGGCTCCTCCTCAGCGTCATCCTCTCGGCGCAGGGCGGGCTCGCGGCGAGCAACCGGAGCGCGGCGAACATGGGAATGGCCGCCGATCTCGGGCGCTGCAAGATGACCGAGATCGAGGAGAAGCTCCTCCGGGACGGCTACCCCGAGATCGACGCCATCGACACCGACGTATCGTGCTGCGTGGACGCCGATCGCGAGGGGTACTCGTGCACGACACGCGTCGAGAAGGTGGAGCTCCCGCAGCCTCCGCAGAATACGCTCGACGACGGCGGCGGCCTCCTCTCGAGCGCGGGGGGAGGGGACGGTGGCGCGCTCTCTCTCCTCCAGAACCCCGCGGGCACGGGCGAGCTCAACCTCGATGGCGGTGTCCAGATGCTGCAGCAGCAGCTCGGGCCCGGCGCCGCGCAGGGCATGCTGAGCACCGTCATGGCGATGGTGTACCCGAGCCTGAAGCTCTCCATGGAGGCGTCGATCCGGCGCGTCACGGTGAGCGTGAAGTGGAAGGAGGGGCCCCGAGAGAAGACCCTCGAGCTCACGCAGTTCGTCACGAACCCTCAGCGCGGTGGCCTCGGGTTCGGGGTAGACGCCGGGGCCGTGCCGCCGACGGGCGCGGGCGGCACGACCACCGCCCCCGGGCTGAAGGGCGACTCGACGAAGGCGGGGTTCCCATGA
- a CDS encoding prepilin-type N-terminal cleavage/methylation domain-containing protein, translating into MSCRRAHDPVRKGAPWGRSPALRARRVVRGMTLIEILIVMAIIAVVLGGVLAGSGQLASSRMRHTGTTLAGAIRVGYTHATASAKSVRLVMDLDEQTIWLEEADKPMLVQSKDTSPAGGAEAATVVEQQAAADTERIVKGPVVPKPAFKAIEPLGVATSAKKKGPKPLDRGIAFRMVQTSHDAEPRTQGRAYLYFWPGGQTERAVIQLFPCGVKAPEDRARCVRDGADTITVEVSPLTGKVTVKDGAVDLPKAPGSDEEASERQDTGSSP; encoded by the coding sequence ATGAGCTGCCGCCGCGCGCACGACCCGGTCCGGAAGGGAGCCCCCTGGGGGCGCTCTCCGGCCCTTCGCGCGCGCCGCGTCGTTCGTGGCATGACGCTCATCGAGATCCTCATCGTGATGGCGATCATCGCCGTCGTCCTGGGTGGGGTGCTCGCGGGCTCGGGGCAGCTCGCCTCGTCGCGGATGCGTCACACCGGCACGACGCTCGCGGGCGCCATTCGTGTAGGATACACGCACGCGACGGCCTCCGCGAAGAGCGTTCGCCTCGTGATGGATCTCGACGAGCAGACCATCTGGCTCGAAGAGGCCGACAAGCCGATGCTCGTCCAGTCGAAGGACACGTCCCCCGCGGGCGGGGCCGAGGCGGCGACGGTGGTCGAGCAGCAGGCGGCCGCCGACACGGAGCGTATCGTCAAAGGGCCGGTCGTCCCGAAGCCGGCGTTCAAGGCCATCGAGCCGCTCGGCGTCGCGACCTCCGCCAAGAAGAAGGGGCCGAAGCCGCTCGACCGAGGCATCGCGTTCCGTATGGTGCAGACCTCCCACGACGCGGAGCCACGCACACAAGGGCGGGCGTACCTCTACTTCTGGCCGGGGGGGCAGACCGAGCGCGCCGTGATCCAGCTCTTCCCGTGCGGTGTGAAGGCCCCCGAGGATCGGGCACGCTGCGTGCGCGACGGCGCCGATACGATCACGGTCGAGGTGTCTCCGCTCACGGGCAAGGTCACCGTGAAGGACGGCGCCGTCGATCTCCCGAAGGCTCCGGGCTCCGACGAGGAGGCCTCCGAGCGCCAAGACACCGGGAGCTCCCCATGA
- a CDS encoding type II secretion system protein gives MMGTRGNRFGGGRPLGLAGLRRLAKSRGVTLIEILIVLAIVGLIAGGIAVFAIPKFKDAQIQTTKQSAQQLHTIAEGWHATHTQECPTAELLKKEKEIATTSNINDAWGKPFKIECLDDGDIVVTSFGPDGKENTADDIRVPEAAKN, from the coding sequence ATGATGGGTACTCGAGGCAATCGGTTCGGTGGTGGTCGTCCTCTGGGGCTCGCGGGGCTGCGCAGGCTCGCGAAGAGCCGTGGCGTCACGCTCATCGAGATCCTGATCGTGCTCGCGATCGTCGGTCTCATCGCCGGTGGTATCGCCGTCTTCGCCATCCCGAAGTTCAAGGACGCGCAGATCCAGACGACCAAACAGAGCGCGCAGCAGCTCCACACGATCGCCGAGGGTTGGCACGCGACCCACACGCAGGAGTGCCCGACCGCCGAGCTTCTCAAGAAGGAGAAGGAGATCGCCACCACGTCGAACATCAACGACGCGTGGGGCAAGCCCTTCAAGATCGAGTGCCTCGACGACGGCGACATCGTCGTGACGAGCTTCGGACCCGACGGAAAAGAGAACACGGCCGACGACATTCGTGTCCCCGAGGCTGCGAAGAACTGA
- a CDS encoding type II secretion system protein GspG has translation MVRRRRQPPRVFFPWERRGGVLGALGRSRLRLAVGVVVFVALALGLRSREEHAASVRATRASITNATRQVSSYRADHGGKCPDLLADLVRQGYAREVPVDAWGRPLRLACPGRRDPRGFDVSSDGPDGVPGGLDRVE, from the coding sequence ATGGTCCGCAGGCGTCGACAACCCCCGCGTGTCTTCTTCCCTTGGGAGAGGCGCGGCGGTGTGCTCGGAGCTCTCGGGAGATCGCGCCTTCGGCTCGCGGTGGGCGTCGTGGTGTTCGTCGCGCTCGCCTTGGGCCTCCGCTCGCGCGAAGAGCACGCAGCGAGCGTTCGCGCGACCCGGGCGTCGATCACGAACGCCACGCGACAGGTGTCGAGCTACCGCGCCGACCACGGCGGGAAGTGCCCGGATTTGCTGGCCGATTTGGTGCGCCAGGGGTACGCGAGGGAGGTCCCGGTCGACGCGTGGGGGCGGCCTCTCCGCCTCGCGTGCCCGGGGCGACGCGATCCTAGGGGCTTCGACGTGTCGAGCGACGGCCCCGACGGAGTTCCTGGTGGGCTCGATCGCGTGGAGTGA
- a CDS encoding type II secretion system F family protein, translating to MLAVSRFSKTLATLLKSGVPLLKAMDIVKNVLDNAKLSKVVEEAIGSIREGESIAGPLRKSGQFPPIVTHMIAVGEKSGQLEQMLENVSKAYDSQVETRIQAMTSLLEPLIIVFMGGGVGFIAFSILMPLIQMNDFVQ from the coding sequence ATGCTCGCCGTCTCTCGATTCTCGAAGACTCTCGCGACGTTGCTGAAGAGCGGGGTCCCCCTCCTGAAGGCGATGGACATCGTCAAGAACGTGCTCGACAACGCGAAGCTCTCGAAGGTGGTCGAAGAGGCGATCGGCAGCATCCGCGAGGGCGAGTCGATCGCGGGCCCGCTCCGGAAGAGCGGCCAGTTCCCGCCCATCGTGACTCACATGATCGCCGTCGGCGAGAAGAGCGGGCAGCTCGAGCAGATGCTCGAGAACGTGTCGAAGGCGTACGACTCTCAAGTGGAGACGCGCATCCAGGCGATGACGTCCCTGCTCGAGCCGCTCATCATCGTGTTCATGGGTGGCGGCGTCGGCTTCATCGCCTTCTCCATCCTCATGCCGCTCATCCAAATGAACGACTTCGTCCAATAG
- the gspE gene encoding type II secretion system ATPase GspE, which translates to MHEQRFLGEILTRRANIAPEKLEPLYALQREKGLDLVDLLVKQNVVDEGTIAAALAAEAELPYVPKVDPERVGTALAMKLPIGFAKTHKILVVNEDEHAVYALCADPFDTTAFDAVRVVFGKPVELSVAQGEKIVDAINRVYEREAGGGELEGDQQHNDGDDEVGGDILDSDDEAPVIRWVNSLFLQAMKERASDIHIEPEEKEVLVRYRIDGELYVARRAPRAFMNSIVSRVKIESALNIAEKRLPQDGRISKKIAGKSFDIRVSTIPTSRGYERIVMRLLNKSSVLLDLPDLGFSPRDYALMDGLIHRPDGIILVTGPTGSGKTTTLYACLNRINQPNINILTAEDPVEYELSGIHQVHVQAKIGLTFASALRAFLRQDPDVVMVGEIRDKETVEIAVNASLTGHLVLSTIHTNDAAGAITRMVDMGVEPFLLRSSIIGILAQRLVRVLCPACKEPYVASASDLAELGLTRERVEARLRRKERENSRYFPKVTEVDVLDVVPVGDVTFYRPRGCDKCAQTGFSGRRGIYELLLMDDAVGPLVLKNADAQTIKRAAMDLGMDSLRDDGARKVLRGLTSLEEVLLATQEDTVAAEVAPVSIRNVRV; encoded by the coding sequence ATGCACGAGCAGCGGTTCCTCGGAGAGATCCTCACGCGGCGCGCGAACATCGCGCCCGAGAAGCTCGAGCCGCTCTACGCGCTCCAGCGCGAGAAGGGCCTCGACCTCGTCGACTTGCTCGTGAAGCAGAACGTGGTCGACGAGGGCACGATCGCCGCCGCGCTCGCCGCCGAGGCGGAGCTCCCGTACGTGCCCAAGGTCGATCCGGAGCGGGTGGGCACGGCGCTCGCCATGAAGCTGCCGATCGGATTCGCGAAGACCCACAAAATCCTCGTCGTGAACGAGGACGAGCACGCCGTGTACGCGCTGTGCGCCGACCCGTTCGACACGACCGCCTTCGACGCGGTCCGGGTCGTCTTCGGAAAGCCCGTCGAGCTCTCCGTCGCGCAGGGCGAGAAGATCGTGGACGCCATCAACCGCGTGTACGAGCGCGAGGCGGGCGGCGGCGAGCTCGAGGGCGACCAACAGCACAACGACGGCGACGACGAGGTCGGTGGCGACATCCTCGACTCGGACGACGAAGCTCCGGTCATCCGCTGGGTAAACTCCCTCTTTTTGCAGGCGATGAAGGAGCGCGCGAGCGACATCCACATCGAGCCCGAGGAGAAAGAGGTCCTCGTCCGCTACCGCATCGACGGCGAGCTCTACGTCGCTCGCCGCGCGCCGCGCGCCTTCATGAACAGCATCGTGTCGCGCGTGAAGATCGAGAGCGCGCTCAACATCGCCGAGAAGCGCCTCCCTCAGGACGGCCGCATCTCGAAGAAGATCGCGGGAAAGTCGTTCGACATCCGCGTGTCGACCATCCCGACGAGCCGCGGGTACGAGCGCATCGTCATGCGCCTCTTGAACAAATCCTCGGTCCTCCTCGACCTGCCGGACCTCGGGTTCTCTCCGCGCGACTACGCGCTCATGGACGGGCTCATCCACCGCCCGGACGGGATCATCTTGGTCACGGGCCCCACGGGCTCGGGCAAGACGACCACGCTCTACGCGTGCCTCAATCGAATCAACCAGCCGAACATCAACATCCTCACCGCCGAGGATCCGGTCGAGTACGAGCTCTCGGGTATCCACCAGGTGCACGTGCAGGCGAAGATCGGCCTCACGTTCGCGAGCGCCCTCCGCGCGTTCCTTCGCCAAGATCCAGACGTCGTCATGGTCGGCGAGATCCGTGACAAGGAGACCGTCGAGATCGCCGTCAACGCCTCGCTCACCGGTCACCTCGTGCTGTCGACGATCCACACGAACGACGCCGCCGGCGCCATCACGCGTATGGTCGACATGGGGGTCGAGCCGTTCCTCCTTCGCTCGAGCATCATCGGGATCCTCGCCCAGCGCCTCGTGCGCGTGCTGTGCCCCGCGTGCAAGGAGCCGTACGTGGCGTCGGCCTCGGATCTCGCCGAGCTCGGCCTCACGCGGGAGCGCGTCGAGGCTCGCCTCCGCCGCAAAGAACGTGAAAATAGCCGGTACTTTCCGAAGGTTACCGAGGTCGACGTGCTCGACGTCGTCCCCGTGGGGGACGTGACGTTCTATCGGCCGAGGGGCTGCGACAAATGCGCGCAGACCGGGTTCTCGGGTCGCCGCGGCATCTACGAGCTCTTGCTCATGGACGACGCCGTGGGGCCGCTCGTGCTGAAGAACGCCGACGCGCAGACGATCAAGCGCGCGGCGATGGACCTCGGCATGGATAGCCTCCGCGACGACGGCGCGCGCAAGGTGCTCCGCGGTCTCACGAGCCTCGAAGAGGTGCTGCTCGCCACCCAAGAAGACACGGTCGCGGCCGAGGTCGCGCCGGTCTCCATTCGAAACGTGAGGGTGTAG
- the gspD gene encoding type II secretion system secretin GspD, with translation MKRSFLVTFSIVTLSLPALAQVIDKTPRAIPPKMTTVLAGGSATAAPAATPAAAGSAPPAAAGPKAPTGTPLSNGKVAGDTNGLAAFEQGVQYEPRNPNYLVSFSLEDADLSELVRVIAQLTGKRFIFAPKVKSVKATIYSPQKVTVAEAYQAFLSILETNGLTVVPHGRFYKIIETQNAAAQGTPVYGSAQGATAEDRYITRIHRLAHVSADDAANVLGKFKSPNADITVHAPGNLLIITDSGANIRRMMHILEEIDVGGAGEQVFIEPIHYAAAGDIATRVNELFDVRSSGSSAPTPPPGGAKGAPAGASAASGGGADRIAKIVADDRTNSLVIVATEKAYLRILELVKRLDVPQSGEGEIHVLPLQHADAVELSKTLSDIISGAKAAGGEAPGGRRGAQGGGGAAPTGVFEGGIKVSADKATNSLVITSSLRDYASLRAVIDRLDQPRRQVFIEAVIMDLQLKRSDSLGVSFHGGSDFSTGAGDGLVYGGNKIINTISPLPTDPDALQGFALGVRGPGISGTSSFLGTGISIPAFGSFIQALARTGDSDLLSTPHILALDNEKAEISVGDNIPLQTNAVSAFPGLGAAGGAGAAGALGALGGLGGLGSFGAPRQDVGTKITITPHLNESNDVRLDVVEDISEQGAPLGGTLGAIPISKRTANTKLVVRDQQTVVIGGLLRSVVSRAEEKIPVLGDIPVLGALFRKRQNTMEKRNLVLILTPYIIRSQDDLRGVFERKMQERQEFLDRYFVFSDNEYSAPRDYGRLNGLVEDIRQSYFAVEERKRLDEITRPKELKSHEPQRPIEMPTGPVRSGGGASSSAPSGAAPAQPAAAPAQPAPAAPTFAPPRVRNFDKVER, from the coding sequence ATGAAGCGATCTTTCCTCGTCACGTTCTCCATCGTCACCCTGTCGTTGCCGGCCCTCGCGCAGGTGATCGACAAGACCCCGCGCGCCATCCCACCGAAGATGACCACTGTGCTCGCGGGTGGCTCGGCCACGGCAGCCCCGGCGGCCACTCCTGCTGCGGCGGGGAGCGCTCCGCCCGCGGCGGCGGGCCCCAAAGCGCCGACCGGCACTCCGCTCTCGAACGGCAAGGTCGCGGGTGACACGAACGGCCTCGCGGCGTTCGAACAAGGCGTCCAGTACGAGCCACGCAACCCGAACTACCTGGTGTCGTTCTCTCTCGAGGACGCCGATCTCTCGGAGCTCGTGAGGGTCATCGCGCAGCTCACGGGCAAGCGCTTCATCTTCGCCCCCAAGGTGAAGAGCGTGAAGGCGACGATCTACTCGCCGCAGAAGGTCACCGTGGCCGAGGCGTACCAAGCCTTCCTCTCCATCCTGGAGACGAACGGCCTCACGGTGGTGCCTCACGGGCGCTTCTACAAAATCATCGAGACGCAGAACGCGGCGGCGCAGGGCACGCCCGTCTACGGCTCGGCGCAAGGCGCCACCGCGGAAGATCGCTACATCACCCGGATCCATCGGCTCGCCCACGTGAGCGCCGACGACGCGGCCAACGTGCTCGGCAAGTTCAAGTCCCCGAACGCCGACATCACCGTACATGCGCCCGGGAACCTCCTCATCATCACGGACTCCGGCGCCAACATCCGGCGCATGATGCACATCCTCGAGGAGATCGACGTCGGCGGCGCCGGCGAGCAGGTCTTCATCGAGCCCATCCACTACGCCGCCGCGGGCGACATCGCGACCCGCGTCAACGAGCTCTTCGACGTGCGGTCCAGTGGCTCGAGCGCCCCGACGCCGCCTCCCGGGGGCGCGAAGGGGGCGCCTGCTGGGGCTTCTGCTGCATCGGGTGGTGGGGCCGATCGCATCGCGAAGATCGTCGCCGACGATCGCACGAACTCGCTCGTGATCGTCGCGACCGAGAAGGCCTACCTTCGCATCCTCGAGCTCGTGAAGCGCCTCGACGTTCCTCAGAGCGGCGAGGGGGAGATCCACGTCCTCCCGCTCCAGCACGCCGACGCCGTGGAGCTCTCGAAGACCCTCTCCGACATCATCTCCGGCGCGAAGGCCGCGGGCGGTGAGGCGCCGGGCGGTCGGCGCGGCGCACAGGGCGGCGGCGGTGCGGCCCCCACGGGTGTGTTCGAGGGTGGAATCAAGGTCTCGGCGGACAAGGCCACGAACTCGCTCGTCATCACCTCGTCGCTCCGCGACTACGCGTCGCTGCGCGCCGTCATCGACAGGCTCGACCAGCCGCGCCGTCAGGTGTTCATCGAGGCGGTCATCATGGACCTCCAGCTGAAGCGCTCCGACTCGCTCGGCGTGAGCTTCCACGGCGGCAGCGATTTTTCGACCGGCGCGGGCGACGGGCTCGTGTACGGCGGCAACAAAATCATCAACACGATCTCGCCGCTCCCCACCGATCCCGACGCGCTCCAAGGGTTCGCCCTCGGCGTGCGCGGCCCGGGCATCTCCGGCACGTCGAGCTTCCTCGGTACGGGCATCTCGATCCCGGCGTTCGGCTCGTTCATCCAGGCGCTCGCGCGCACCGGCGACTCCGATCTCCTCTCGACGCCCCACATCCTCGCCCTCGACAACGAGAAGGCGGAGATCTCGGTCGGCGACAACATCCCGCTCCAGACGAACGCCGTCTCCGCTTTCCCGGGGCTCGGGGCCGCGGGCGGGGCCGGCGCGGCGGGAGCGCTCGGGGCGCTCGGTGGGCTCGGTGGGCTCGGTTCGTTCGGTGCGCCTCGCCAAGACGTCGGCACGAAGATCACCATCACGCCGCACCTGAACGAGTCGAACGACGTTCGCCTCGACGTCGTCGAGGACATCAGCGAGCAGGGCGCTCCGCTCGGCGGAACGCTCGGCGCCATCCCGATCTCCAAGCGCACGGCGAACACGAAGCTCGTGGTGCGCGATCAGCAGACCGTGGTCATCGGCGGTCTCCTCCGCAGCGTCGTGTCACGCGCCGAGGAGAAGATCCCGGTGCTCGGAGACATCCCGGTGCTCGGCGCGCTCTTCCGCAAGCGCCAGAACACCATGGAGAAGCGCAACCTGGTGCTCATCTTGACGCCCTACATCATCCGCAGCCAAGACGATCTCCGCGGTGTGTTCGAGCGTAAGATGCAGGAACGACAGGAGTTTTTGGACAGGTACTTCGTCTTCAGCGACAACGAGTACTCGGCCCCCCGGGACTACGGGCGCCTCAACGGGCTCGTCGAGGACATTCGCCAGTCGTACTTCGCGGTCGAGGAGCGCAAGCGCCTCGACGAGATCACGCGACCGAAGGAGCTGAAGAGCCACGAGCCGCAGCGCCCCATCGAGATGCCGACGGGCCCGGTGCGAAGCGGAGGCGGTGCCTCGTCGTCGGCCCCCTCGGGAGCGGCTCCGGCCCAGCCCGCCGCTGCGCCCGCGCAGCCCGCGCCTGCGGCCCCCACGTTCGCGCCGCCTCGGGTCCGCAACTTCGACAAGGTCGAGCGCTGA